A stretch of Desulfuromonadales bacterium DNA encodes these proteins:
- a CDS encoding HAMP domain-containing sensor histidine kinase, producing MRFYHPKSFLTLLLSVFAVVLLPMLAALFNAEWALGRLSREGAGAVYRSVDMTQGSRILIEKVIALERRARQYDVLGDQQLLDEAANTHAEIEKALLQLLSLPMDDAQKQRLALLHKGERAVFTALNTASHGSPEQKAALLEFGTLNALANEIYAESNELIIREVDGMLKATAEARRSLLLQAAALIPFTLLVLVGSIRLLSKPIRQIDKAIHRLGEGDFETEVAVSGPDDLVFLGERLDWLRKQLAEVEKTKAMFVAQVSHELKTPLASIREGAELLAEGVVGRLNAQQQEISAILSKNSIHLQKLIENLLSFSKSQASISPLHLSAVQMAEVIASVLADHQTMIFKKKLRMEVKLNPVTVHGDLSRLRTVVDNLLSNAVKYTPPEGRIELNLREWGGEMVFDVTDSGPGIPVAERGKIFEAFFQGSLHAPGPVKGTGLGLSIAREFVLAHGGTLQLVDNTTRGARFRLTLPLQAKGDLP from the coding sequence ATGCGCTTTTACCACCCAAAATCCTTTCTGACTCTTTTGCTGTCTGTATTTGCCGTGGTGCTGTTGCCGATGCTGGCGGCACTGTTCAATGCAGAATGGGCACTGGGCCGCCTCTCCCGGGAGGGAGCCGGAGCAGTTTACCGCTCGGTCGATATGACCCAGGGCAGTCGCATCCTGATTGAAAAGGTCATCGCCCTGGAGCGGCGGGCGCGGCAGTACGATGTGCTCGGGGATCAGCAATTGCTGGATGAGGCCGCCAACACCCATGCCGAGATCGAGAAGGCTCTGCTGCAGCTCCTTTCCCTGCCGATGGACGATGCCCAGAAGCAGCGCCTGGCTTTGCTGCACAAGGGAGAGCGGGCCGTCTTTACAGCACTGAACACTGCCTCCCACGGCTCTCCGGAACAAAAGGCGGCCCTGCTGGAGTTCGGGACGCTCAACGCCCTGGCCAATGAGATTTATGCGGAAAGTAACGAGCTGATCATCCGGGAAGTCGACGGCATGCTCAAGGCCACGGCCGAGGCACGGCGCTCCCTGCTCTTGCAGGCGGCGGCTCTGATCCCTTTTACGCTGCTGGTACTGGTGGGTTCCATCCGCCTGTTGTCCAAGCCGATTCGCCAGATCGACAAGGCGATTCACCGGCTTGGCGAAGGCGATTTTGAAACTGAGGTCGCCGTGAGCGGCCCCGACGACCTGGTGTTTCTCGGCGAGCGCCTCGACTGGTTGCGCAAGCAGCTCGCAGAGGTGGAAAAAACCAAGGCCATGTTCGTCGCCCAGGTCTCCCATGAACTCAAAACCCCTCTCGCCTCGATCCGGGAAGGGGCGGAATTGCTGGCCGAAGGGGTCGTCGGTCGCCTGAATGCACAGCAGCAGGAAATTTCTGCTATCCTGTCCAAGAACAGCATCCATTTGCAGAAGCTCATCGAAAATCTCCTGAGTTTCAGCAAGTCCCAGGCCTCCATCTCGCCCCTGCATCTGTCTGCTGTGCAGATGGCAGAAGTGATTGCCTCGGTGCTTGCGGATCATCAGACGATGATTTTTAAGAAAAAACTCCGGATGGAAGTTAAACTCAATCCAGTGACCGTCCATGGTGATCTTTCGCGACTGCGGACCGTGGTGGATAACCTGTTGTCCAATGCCGTCAAATACACGCCTCCGGAAGGGCGCATCGAATTGAACCTCCGGGAGTGGGGGGGCGAGATGGTTTTCGATGTGACCGACTCGGGGCCCGGGATCCCGGTCGCGGAACGGGGGAAAATATTTGAGGCATTTTTCCAAGGGAGCCTTCACGCTCCCGGTCCCGTCAAGGGAACGGGCCTGGGACTCTCCATTGCCCGCGAATTCGTACTCGCCCATGGCGGGACGCTGCAACTTGTAGACAACACGACCAGGGGGGCCCGGTTTCGTCTCACACTGCCGCTGCAGGCCAAGGGGGACCTTCCATGA
- a CDS encoding sigma 54-interacting transcriptional regulator, which yields MMADRIFKIFLVDDDPDLLSLLTMRLASAGYEVHTAQSAEQALSQLPYIKPDLVISDLRMEGMDGLALFEAIRRFHVSLPVIILTAHGSIPEAVAATKNGVFSFLTKPIVGRELLKEIEKALQLSGAGSSEAADAAGSEWRSEINTQSPAMEQLLGKARLAAESGSSILLRGESGTGKELLAKAIHKASPRAAMPFVAINCGAIPENLLESELFGHTRGAFSGAVKDYAGLIKSADGGTLFLDEIGDMPLPLQVKLLRVLQEKQVRPVGATRSVDVDVRIISATHRDLDAEIAAGNFREDLFYRLNVVSLDLPTLNQRREDIPLLARHFLRQLAARNKKKVSGFSQEAMEELLAASWPGNIRQLLNVVEQAVALCTAPVISADLVRSALSKNAEKIPSFGEARRQFEQDYLLRLLKITDGNVSQAAKLAGRNRTDFYKLLQRHHIVPGMFKS from the coding sequence ATGATGGCGGACAGAATTTTCAAAATCTTTCTGGTGGATGACGACCCTGATTTGTTGAGCCTGCTCACCATGCGGCTTGCCAGTGCAGGCTATGAGGTCCATACGGCGCAGAGCGCCGAACAGGCTTTGTCCCAATTACCGTACATCAAGCCGGATCTGGTCATTTCGGACCTGCGAATGGAGGGGATGGACGGCCTGGCCCTGTTTGAGGCCATCCGGAGATTCCATGTCTCTCTGCCGGTTATCATCCTGACAGCCCACGGTTCGATACCCGAAGCGGTAGCCGCCACCAAGAATGGCGTGTTTTCATTTTTAACCAAGCCCATCGTCGGCCGGGAGTTGCTCAAAGAGATTGAAAAGGCTCTTCAGCTCTCAGGTGCGGGGAGCAGCGAGGCGGCCGATGCGGCCGGTTCGGAGTGGCGCAGCGAGATCAATACGCAGAGCCCGGCTATGGAGCAACTGCTCGGTAAGGCAAGGCTGGCTGCCGAGAGCGGCTCGAGCATTCTGCTCCGCGGGGAAAGCGGTACCGGCAAGGAACTGCTCGCCAAGGCCATCCACAAAGCCAGCCCCCGGGCCGCCATGCCGTTTGTGGCGATCAACTGTGGTGCGATCCCCGAAAACCTTCTCGAATCCGAGCTCTTCGGCCACACCCGGGGCGCCTTCAGTGGAGCTGTGAAGGATTATGCCGGCTTGATCAAGTCGGCCGATGGCGGAACGCTTTTTCTCGACGAAATCGGCGACATGCCTTTGCCGCTGCAGGTCAAGCTGCTGCGGGTGCTGCAGGAGAAGCAGGTGCGTCCGGTTGGGGCGACCCGTTCAGTCGATGTGGATGTGAGGATCATCTCTGCCACCCACCGGGACCTGGATGCGGAAATCGCAGCCGGCAACTTCCGTGAAGATCTCTTTTATCGGCTCAATGTGGTCTCGCTGGACCTCCCCACCCTCAATCAGCGTCGTGAAGATATCCCCCTTCTGGCCAGGCATTTCCTGCGGCAATTGGCGGCCAGGAACAAGAAAAAAGTGAGCGGTTTTTCTCAGGAGGCCATGGAGGAGCTGCTGGCCGCCTCCTGGCCCGGCAATATCCGCCAGCTCCTCAACGTCGTCGAGCAGGCCGTCGCCCTCTGCACCGCGCCGGTCATTTCGGCGGATCTGGTGCGCAGCGCCCTGAGCAAAAACGCCGAAAAGATTCCTTCCTTCGGTGAGGCTCGCCGGCAGTTCGAGCAGGATTACCTGTTGCGCCTGTTGAAAATCACCGACGGCAATGTCAGCCAGGCGGCGAAGCTGGCCGGGCGTAACCGCACCGACTTTTACAAGCTTCTGCAGCGTCACCACATCGTTCC